Genomic segment of Nevskiales bacterium:
GTAACAGCCCGCCGTAGCGTCGTTTCTATTGCGCTGCAACAGGCGCTGCGAGTAAGCTTACAGCGCTTGAAATCCCGGATAACCCCATGACCGCGCCCGAACGCTCCGCAGACACGCCCGTGCCCGCGGCCCCGGACAGTGCCGTCGAGCCGCAGGCTTCGACGGCTAGTCCTGCGCCGGCGCGCGAGATCGGCGGGCCCAAGGGGCCGGAGCCGACACGCTACGGGGACTGGGAAAAGAAAGGCCGCTGCATCGACTTTTGACGATCGGCAGGCCTTTGGCTCGCAGCCGCTTCAGGGAGTGGGAATGAGCACCAACACACCGTCTGCCGGACCCTCCGCCGCGCCCCAGCGGCCGCTGTCGCCGTTCATGATCGGGCCTTACTACCGGCCCCAGCTCACCTCGATGCTGTCCATTCTGCACCGCGCGACCGGCGTGTTCCTGTCGCTCGGCTCGGTGCTGCTGGTCGGCTGGCTGGTGGCTGCGGCCAGTGGCCCGGAAGCCTACGACTGCGCCCAGCGCATGATCCGCGCCTGGTATGGCCAGCTGCTGCTGTTCGGCTGGAGCTACGCCTTGTTCTATCACCTGTGCAACGGCATCCGGCACCTGGTCTGGGACGCCGGCTACGGTTTCGATCTCAAAAGCGTCTACTGGGGCGGCTATCTGATGGTGGTCGTCTCGATCGTGCTGACGGTGTTCGCCTGGACGCTGGCCTGGGCCTAGACCGCAGCGCCGAAGGGGAGAGGGAGTCATGAGTTTACGCAGCCCGCTGAGCCGCGCGCGCGGCCTGGGTTCGGCGAAGGACGGTGTGCACCACTGGATCTGGCAGCGGCTGACCGCCGTGGCCCTGATCCCGCTGACCTTGTGGTTCGTGGTGTCGCTCACCACCCATGCCGGCGC
This window contains:
- a CDS encoding DUF1674 domain-containing protein, whose translation is MTAPERSADTPVPAAPDSAVEPQASTASPAPAREIGGPKGPEPTRYGDWEKKGRCIDF
- the sdhC gene encoding succinate dehydrogenase, cytochrome b556 subunit, whose protein sequence is MSTNTPSAGPSAAPQRPLSPFMIGPYYRPQLTSMLSILHRATGVFLSLGSVLLVGWLVAAASGPEAYDCAQRMIRAWYGQLLLFGWSYALFYHLCNGIRHLVWDAGYGFDLKSVYWGGYLMVVVSIVLTVFAWTLAWA